A window of Candidatus Neomarinimicrobiota bacterium genomic DNA:
GGGCAATTCATTGACGGCCATGAATTTTCCATCTATAACTGTAAATTCTAATGTTCCCCAATAAGATGCACTGATTTTCTTTTCCCAATGAAAACCACGACCGGCAGTAATGCCATCCAAGGTGATGAATGGATTTTTATGGAAAATAGATGGAATTATTTTAAATGCTGAATCTTCAATCTCCAGTTCGGGAATGATGAGTTTTCCATCCACTAAATTCAAATTTATTTGATCATTATTTTTACATGAAGGATGTAACCGGTCTCCCGTTTCAATTTCAAAACACTGGGAATCAGAAAATGAAATTTGGAGAGATGTAATGTTGTCTTCCGGAAAAATGAGGCCAACGCGTATCAGGGGCTCTTTATTTGGAATTAGTCCAGTAGTCAACATTGTGTTTTCCAAACTTTTGCCCCAAGGCCAATAATGGGCGCCGCTCTTAAATTGGACATAACTATTCGTTCTTGGTTGAATTCGCCCTCTAATAAATAATGTTCAACTATTGGCGATTCAGCCATTGTACATTTTTGTTTTATCGCTTCAACCATTGCCCCTTTGATTGCATTGCCATTGTCTGATTGGAGAAATTCTGAAAGACGCTGACCAATGACAATTCGGTCCAGCAATGTATTTTGAAATGAATGCTCAGTTTGAAGTTCTCGAGATAAACTAAATGGGTTTTTCCATCCGGAATAAATGGTTGATATACGTTCAAAAAGCAGGTCCCCTAGAACCAAACCGATTTCAGAATCTGTTTTAGATTCGCGGAGAATATTGATTCCCGACATAGATGCATAGGATTCTAAGGTTTGGCCGTTCGGCATTTTTAATTCAATTGATTTAGCGATCCAATTAGCGGCATCATCAAATGGAAGGATTTTACCTTTGAGTTTAAGTCCATCAGCAGTACCGGTACCGCCCCCAATATAATAACCGTTTTCTACATTTTGAAGTGCACCATCTTCAGCAAATTCTTCCCCCCATACGCACATATCGGCGTCACTCTCTAAGCGCTTAATTGGTTGCTCAAGATTAAGAGCTTTTTGGATTTGGTCACAAAAGTCAGGGATGCGAGGTCCATTGGCCATTGCCGCAATCCCTCGGCCATCTTCAGTTTTAATTCCCGGCATGGCAATGGCAACTCGAAATGGTTCGGATTTAGCCAATGATTGAATAACTTCCAAAACGCAATC
This region includes:
- a CDS encoding ROK family protein; this encodes MRVIGIDGGATKVSGGIVEKINANTFKLNKHAVDINYGDHSNFNSNFSPLPLDKQFEGGINSIEQEQGLVYIDCVLEVIQSLAKSEPFRVAIAMPGIKTEDGRGIAAMANGPRIPDFCDQIQKALNLEQPIKRLESDADMCVWGEEFAEDGALQNVENGYYIGGGTGTADGLKLKGKILPFDDAANWIAKSIELKMPNGQTLESYASMSGINILRESKTDSEIGLVLGDLLFERISTIYSGWKNPFSLSRELQTEHSFQNTLLDRIVIGQRLSEFLQSDNGNAIKGAMVEAIKQKCTMAESPIVEHYLLEGEFNQERIVMSNLRAAPIIGLGAKVWKTQC